The following proteins are co-located in the Haloplanus sp. HW8-1 genome:
- a CDS encoding SDR family oxidoreductase: MQPKTVLITGCSSGIGRATAEAFLDAEWGVYATARNPADVETLGDRGCTVAKLDVTEDDDVDRVVNRVLDEQGRIDCLVNNAGYAQFGPIEDVPVEAVHRQFDVNVYGVHRLTRAVLPHMRRRREGTIVNVSSVAGRLSFPGGGVYSGSKFAVEAMTDALRAEVDEYGIDAVLIEPGPVDTAFTQRAEEEIDGVERSGAYESFYDVFEDTQAIGGGGPGAVSPDRVAEDVLNAASSTKPASRIPVGTLARVSVLGRFVPDRLRDRAFGLLDRLR, from the coding sequence GTGCAACCGAAGACCGTCCTCATCACGGGCTGTTCGTCCGGTATCGGTCGTGCGACTGCCGAGGCCTTCCTCGACGCGGAGTGGGGGGTGTACGCCACCGCCCGCAACCCTGCGGACGTGGAGACGCTGGGCGACCGTGGGTGTACGGTCGCCAAACTCGACGTGACCGAGGACGACGACGTTGATCGGGTCGTCAACCGGGTGCTCGACGAGCAGGGACGGATCGACTGTCTGGTCAACAACGCCGGCTACGCCCAGTTCGGCCCGATCGAGGACGTGCCCGTCGAGGCGGTCCACCGGCAGTTCGACGTGAACGTCTACGGCGTCCATCGGCTGACGCGCGCGGTCCTGCCGCACATGCGCCGCCGCCGCGAGGGAACGATCGTCAACGTATCCAGCGTCGCCGGCCGCCTCTCCTTTCCCGGGGGCGGCGTCTACAGCGGCTCGAAGTTCGCCGTCGAAGCCATGACCGACGCCCTCCGGGCCGAAGTGGACGAGTACGGCATCGACGCCGTCCTGATCGAACCCGGCCCCGTCGATACCGCGTTCACCCAGCGCGCCGAGGAAGAGATCGACGGCGTCGAACGCTCGGGCGCCTACGAGTCTTTCTACGACGTCTTCGAGGACACGCAGGCCATCGGCGGCGGCGGCCCGGGCGCGGTGTCGCCCGATCGAGTCGCCGAGGACGTCCTGAACGCCGCGAGTTCGACCAAACCCGCGAGCCGGATCCCGGTCGGCACCCTCGCCAGGGTGAGCGTCCTCGGCCGGTTCGTTCCCGACCGACTGCGCGACCGGGCGTTCGGGCTGCTGGACCGGCTGCGCTGA
- a CDS encoding beta-CASP ribonuclease aCPSF1, whose amino-acid sequence MSSVDKQLEELKAEIEDELPPGISVSDVKYEGPELVVYTRDPKEFASNGDLIRKLASKLRKRITVRPDPDVLIDAREARERIRSVIPEDAGVTDLDFHVDTGEVVIEAEKPGMVIGRHGSTLREITKEIGWTPEVVRTPPIESSTVSNVRNFLKQEREERRDILERVGRQIHREEMADDQWVRITTLGCCREVGRASFILSTAETRVLVDCGDKPGAEGEVPYLQVPEAAPLNSIDAVILTHAHLDHSALIPLLFKYGYDGPIYCTEPTRDLMGLLTLDYLDVAVKEGRTPPYESEMVREAIKHTVPLEYGDVTDIAPDVKLTFHNAGHILGSAISHFHIGDGLYNVAFSGDIHYEDTRLFNGAVNDFPRVETLVLESTYGGRNDYQTDQEDSERNLLEIINETHEKGGKVVIPAFAVGRSQEIMLVLEEAMRSGKIPEMPVHLDGMIWEATAIHTTYPEYLRDDLRDRIFHEDENPFLAEEFNHIDAGEDERQEVTDGDPAIILSTSGMVTGGPIMSWLRHLGPDPDSTLVFVGYQAQGTLGRRIQNGWDEIPMNDRERGGRGNTLSLNMNVETVDGFSGHADRQGLENFVKTMNPRPEKVLCVHGDERSVQDLSSALYHDYNMRTFAPKNLETFRFK is encoded by the coding sequence ATGAGCTCCGTAGACAAGCAACTCGAGGAACTGAAAGCAGAGATCGAAGACGAACTACCCCCTGGTATCTCCGTATCCGACGTCAAATACGAGGGCCCGGAACTGGTCGTGTACACGCGTGACCCGAAGGAGTTCGCCAGCAATGGTGATCTGATTCGGAAGCTAGCGAGCAAGCTTCGCAAGCGCATCACGGTGCGCCCCGATCCCGACGTGTTGATCGACGCCCGCGAGGCACGCGAGCGGATCCGGAGCGTGATTCCCGAGGACGCGGGCGTGACCGATCTGGATTTCCACGTCGACACCGGCGAAGTCGTCATCGAGGCGGAAAAACCGGGAATGGTCATCGGCCGCCACGGCTCGACGCTCCGGGAGATCACCAAGGAAATCGGCTGGACGCCCGAGGTGGTCCGCACACCACCCATCGAATCCTCGACCGTCTCGAACGTCCGAAACTTCCTCAAACAGGAGCGCGAGGAGCGCCGCGACATCCTCGAACGCGTCGGTCGACAGATCCACCGCGAGGAGATGGCCGACGACCAGTGGGTGCGCATCACCACCCTCGGCTGCTGCCGGGAGGTCGGCCGTGCGAGTTTCATCCTCTCGACCGCCGAGACGCGCGTACTCGTCGACTGTGGCGACAAGCCCGGCGCCGAGGGCGAGGTGCCATATCTGCAGGTGCCCGAAGCGGCGCCACTCAACTCCATCGACGCCGTCATCCTCACCCACGCCCACCTCGACCACTCCGCGCTCATCCCGCTGCTGTTCAAATACGGGTACGACGGCCCGATCTACTGCACCGAACCTACCCGGGACCTGATGGGCCTACTCACGCTCGACTACCTCGACGTGGCGGTCAAGGAGGGGCGCACGCCGCCCTACGAGAGTGAGATGGTTCGCGAGGCGATCAAACACACAGTTCCCCTCGAATATGGCGACGTGACCGACATCGCGCCGGACGTAAAACTCACGTTCCACAACGCGGGGCACATTCTCGGCTCCGCAATCTCCCATTTCCACATCGGCGACGGCCTCTACAACGTCGCGTTCTCGGGTGACATCCACTACGAGGATACTCGGCTCTTCAACGGCGCCGTCAACGACTTCCCGCGGGTGGAGACGCTCGTCCTCGAATCCACCTACGGCGGTCGGAACGACTATCAGACCGATCAGGAGGACTCCGAGCGCAACCTACTGGAAATCATCAACGAGACCCACGAGAAGGGTGGCAAGGTCGTCATCCCGGCCTTCGCCGTCGGGCGCTCCCAGGAGATCATGCTCGTTCTTGAGGAGGCGATGCGAAGCGGGAAGATTCCGGAGATGCCCGTCCACCTCGACGGCATGATCTGGGAAGCCACGGCCATCCACACGACGTATCCCGAGTATCTCCGTGACGACCTCCGGGACCGAATCTTCCACGAGGACGAGAATCCCTTCCTCGCCGAGGAGTTCAACCACATCGACGCCGGCGAGGACGAACGCCAGGAAGTGACCGACGGCGACCCGGCGATCATCCTCTCGACCTCGGGGATGGTCACCGGCGGACCGATCATGTCGTGGCTCCGCCACCTCGGCCCCGACCCGGACTCGACGCTCGTGTTCGTCGGCTACCAGGCCCAGGGGACCCTCGGGCGCCGCATCCAGAACGGCTGGGACGAGATTCCGATGAACGACCGCGAACGCGGTGGCCGCGGCAACACCCTCTCCCTGAACATGAACGTGGAGACGGTCGACGGCTTCTCCGGCCACGCCGACCGGCAGGGACTGGAGAACTTCGTCAAGACGATGAACCCACGTCCGGAGAAGGTACTCTGTGTCCACGGCGACGAACGCTCCGTGCAAGACCTCTCCTCGGCGCTCTATCACGACTACAACATGCGGACGTTCGCGCCGAAGAACCTCGAAACGTTCCGGTTCAAGTGA
- a CDS encoding dual specificity protein phosphatase family protein, giving the protein MRRQLTDRLYVGDRTAARNIEDLTEAGITAVLRLTHGTPPPYPDSLTVIERPLVDGPQNDLSNFRVATDRLTALLDADETVLVHCSAGSSRSVAVAGAVLARREGVDVETALTRLQSVHPEADPHPALVDHARRVVE; this is encoded by the coding sequence ATGAGACGCCAACTGACCGATCGTCTCTACGTCGGGGATCGGACCGCAGCGCGGAACATCGAGGACCTGACCGAGGCGGGGATCACCGCCGTGCTCAGGCTAACACACGGTACGCCCCCTCCGTACCCCGACTCGCTGACCGTCATCGAACGGCCGCTGGTCGACGGGCCACAGAACGACCTCTCGAACTTTCGGGTCGCGACCGATCGACTGACTGCGTTGCTCGACGCCGACGAGACGGTTCTCGTCCACTGTTCGGCGGGCAGTTCCCGGAGCGTCGCCGTGGCCGGTGCCGTACTCGCACGGCGGGAGGGTGTCGACGTCGAGACGGCGCTCACCCGCCTACAGTCGGTACACCCCGAGGCCGATCCACACCCCGCGCTGGTGGATCACGCCCGTCGCGTCGTCGAGTGA
- a CDS encoding endonuclease III domain-containing protein, with protein MPDEPARNISGGADGGGAEARFATGDPETRAEAVVDALGDVYWRKAYRGRDAFPCLVRTILSQNTSDTASQPAFDALMDRYGGDGDLAAALATADREELAGVIQPAGLHNQKSRVIVESAEEVVTDFGDADAFDRFVREGDPDAVRDRLLDMRGVGPKTADCVLLFSGGRGGVFPVDTHVHRIARRMGVAPADADHEEVREALEAAVPTEKCGFGHTAMIQFGREYCSARSPACLDGPAACPLVDLCDRVGIDTGAGKVVDPVEVDD; from the coding sequence ATGCCCGACGAACCCGCGAGGAACATCAGCGGCGGCGCCGACGGCGGCGGCGCCGAGGCCCGCTTCGCCACCGGCGACCCCGAGACCCGTGCCGAAGCCGTCGTCGACGCGCTTGGCGATGTCTACTGGCGGAAGGCCTACCGCGGACGCGACGCCTTTCCCTGTCTCGTCCGGACGATCCTGAGTCAGAACACCAGCGACACCGCGAGTCAGCCGGCCTTCGACGCCCTGATGGACCGATACGGCGGTGACGGCGACCTCGCAGCGGCGCTCGCGACCGCAGACCGCGAGGAACTCGCCGGCGTCATCCAGCCCGCCGGCCTCCACAACCAGAAGTCGCGGGTGATCGTCGAGAGCGCCGAGGAGGTCGTCACCGACTTCGGGGACGCCGACGCGTTCGACCGGTTCGTCCGCGAGGGCGACCCCGACGCAGTGCGCGATCGGCTGCTCGATATGCGTGGGGTCGGCCCGAAGACTGCCGACTGTGTCCTCCTGTTTTCCGGCGGTCGGGGCGGCGTCTTCCCCGTCGACACCCACGTCCACCGCATCGCCCGCCGGATGGGGGTGGCGCCGGCCGACGCCGACCACGAGGAGGTTCGGGAGGCTCTGGAGGCGGCAGTGCCGACGGAGAAGTGCGGCTTCGGTCACACCGCCATGATCCAGTTCGGCCGCGAGTACTGTTCGGCGCGGAGCCCGGCGTGTCTCGACGGGCCGGCGGCGTGCCCGCTCGTCGATCTGTGCGATCGAGTGGGCATCGATACCGGGGCAGGAAAGGTAGTCGATCCAGTCGAGGTCGACGACTGA
- a CDS encoding DUF371 domain-containing protein: MREVVRARGHEHVAATHGSTFEVTTDDWLTPAGDCIVGVEADRAPADFADAFADACRDPAATITLRLAAADATHEVAARGHPDLTFESDRSAVVRTSTYVDDRTVAVGADAAAADLDRSLVAALAGGADCTLTLAVE; the protein is encoded by the coding sequence ATGCGAGAGGTCGTTCGCGCACGCGGCCACGAACACGTCGCCGCGACCCACGGGAGTACGTTCGAGGTGACGACCGACGACTGGTTGACGCCGGCTGGCGACTGCATCGTCGGCGTCGAGGCCGACCGGGCGCCCGCCGACTTCGCCGACGCCTTCGCCGACGCCTGTCGCGATCCCGCGGCGACGATCACCTTGCGCCTCGCCGCCGCCGACGCCACTCACGAGGTCGCCGCGCGTGGTCATCCCGACCTCACCTTCGAGAGCGACCGAAGCGCCGTCGTCCGGACGAGCACCTACGTCGACGACCGCACCGTCGCCGTCGGTGCCGACGCCGCTGCGGCCGACCTCGACCGGTCGTTGGTCGCGGCGCTGGCCGGCGGCGCCGACTGCACCCTCACGCTCGCCGTCGAGTGA
- a CDS encoding coiled-coil protein, producing the protein MVTTEEVLSEFDVAALEDENNVELTDDQIENDSKGQLIKLAGQLRDRRNELNQMASERASKRDDLNAETREKVDEAQEHREQRDELNEKVQEHKESRNELNAKANELFDEVEEMKQDLELGDGKDLEELEEEIEQLEFRQQTEVLSAEDERELIEKIEDKREEYQQRKEKLDDASELEELVDEAEEVRSEASQHHQKVTELADKAQEHHNQMIEAYREADEIRDKADEMHELFVEAQEAADRHHEDFVRVQKRLRELDKEEEQEQQDERQAEREAAKEEAEEIYQKFKEGETLDTEDLMKLQKTGLL; encoded by the coding sequence ATGGTAACAACAGAAGAAGTACTCAGCGAATTCGACGTCGCGGCACTCGAAGACGAGAACAACGTCGAACTCACCGACGATCAGATCGAAAACGACTCGAAGGGACAGCTCATCAAACTCGCCGGCCAGCTTCGTGACCGACGCAACGAACTCAACCAGATGGCGTCGGAGCGGGCCTCCAAGCGCGACGACCTGAACGCCGAGACGCGCGAGAAGGTCGACGAGGCCCAGGAACACCGCGAGCAGCGCGACGAGCTGAACGAGAAGGTCCAAGAGCACAAGGAGAGCCGGAACGAGCTCAACGCGAAGGCCAACGAGCTCTTCGACGAGGTCGAGGAGATGAAACAGGACCTCGAACTCGGCGACGGCAAGGACCTCGAAGAGCTCGAAGAGGAGATCGAGCAACTCGAGTTCCGTCAGCAGACCGAGGTGCTGAGCGCCGAGGACGAGCGCGAACTCATCGAGAAGATCGAGGACAAACGCGAGGAGTACCAGCAGCGCAAGGAGAAACTCGACGACGCGAGCGAGCTCGAAGAGCTCGTCGACGAGGCCGAGGAGGTCCGCTCGGAGGCGTCCCAGCACCACCAGAAGGTGACCGAACTGGCCGACAAGGCCCAGGAACACCACAACCAGATGATCGAGGCCTATCGCGAGGCCGACGAGATCCGCGACAAGGCCGACGAGATGCACGAACTCTTCGTCGAGGCCCAGGAAGCGGCCGACCGCCACCACGAGGACTTCGTCCGCGTCCAGAAGCGCCTGCGTGAACTCGACAAGGAAGAGGAGCAGGAACAGCAGGACGAGCGCCAGGCCGAGCGCGAGGCCGCCAAGGAGGAGGCCGAGGAGATCTACCAGAAGTTCAAGGAAGGGGAGACCCTCGACACCGAGGACCTGATGAAGCTCCAGAAGACCGGCCTGCTGTAG
- the sppA gene encoding signal peptide peptidase SppA, whose protein sequence is MSEDDLGRLAVVIAGGFAAAILGFLLFVVLPGSLADFLGMVVTVGAVILGVRAAGNLADSLFPDYNAAEVAVEGPITRDVSAPGPVPGGALGTTADDVVEAIERADEDEAADALLMKLDTPGGEVVPSDDIRQAAVEFDGPTVAYATDVCASGGYWIASGCDELWARRASIVGSIGVIGSRVNVSDLADELGVSYERFAAGEYKDAGMPLKELSADEREYLQGLIDGFYDDFVERVAEGRDMDPDAVRDTEARVYLGTDAHDLGLVDDIGDRDAVEDHVADLLDEEVSVREFTPERGLAARLRGGATAVAYAFGAGMAGVVADDERGFRLRF, encoded by the coding sequence GTGAGTGAAGACGACCTCGGTCGACTCGCGGTCGTGATCGCCGGCGGCTTCGCCGCGGCGATCCTCGGGTTCCTCCTCTTTGTGGTCCTCCCCGGATCGCTCGCGGATTTCCTCGGGATGGTGGTGACCGTCGGCGCCGTGATCCTCGGTGTACGGGCGGCGGGCAACCTGGCCGACTCGCTCTTTCCGGACTACAACGCCGCGGAGGTGGCCGTCGAGGGGCCGATCACCCGCGACGTCTCGGCGCCCGGACCGGTCCCTGGCGGTGCCCTCGGTACCACCGCCGACGACGTGGTCGAGGCAATCGAGCGCGCGGACGAGGACGAGGCCGCCGACGCCCTGCTGATGAAACTCGACACGCCGGGAGGAGAGGTGGTCCCGAGCGACGACATCCGGCAGGCAGCCGTCGAGTTCGACGGGCCGACCGTGGCCTACGCCACCGACGTCTGTGCCAGCGGCGGCTACTGGATCGCGAGCGGGTGTGACGAACTCTGGGCCCGTCGGGCGAGCATCGTCGGGAGCATCGGCGTCATCGGTTCCCGGGTGAACGTCTCGGACCTCGCCGACGAGTTGGGCGTCTCCTACGAGCGCTTCGCGGCGGGGGAGTACAAGGACGCCGGCATGCCCCTGAAGGAACTCTCGGCGGACGAACGCGAGTACCTTCAGGGATTGATCGACGGCTTCTACGACGACTTCGTCGAGCGCGTGGCCGAGGGACGGGACATGGATCCCGACGCGGTGCGTGACACCGAGGCGCGGGTGTATCTCGGAACTGACGCCCACGACCTCGGGTTGGTCGACGACATCGGCGACCGGGACGCCGTCGAGGATCACGTGGCCGACCTGCTCGACGAGGAGGTGTCGGTCCGCGAGTTCACGCCGGAACGGGGACTGGCTGCCCGTCTGCGTGGCGGCGCGACGGCGGTCGCGTACGCCTTCGGCGCCGGGATGGCCGGCGTCGTGGCCGACGACGAGCGCGGGTTCCGGCTCCGGTTCTAG
- a CDS encoding DUF373 family protein translates to MTTLVLCVDRADDIGRTVGVSMPVDGWDAVRSLVTEVGLADPEDSTVNCLLEALRVTRDLQGDGEDAIVAVVSGTGDSAVGADRSVAAQIDDLLDRYDPDSAIIVTDSADDERLIPIVESRLPVDSVDRVVVRQARDIESTYYLLKQFLADEELRSTVLVPLGVGLLLLPVLLIRFSLPVALAGLASLLGAAVLYKGLAIDTYLARLPDRIQDALYSGQVSVVTYAVAGGLALVGAFLGALAVETSAEGVVVPVMQFAYSAIPWLALAALTASAGRLLDELIDSDRIPRPYLNLPFGVVALGLVVRGFAGYFLERENVLANLRLAGITVPPTERLALFVVSAIVVSLVGVRVAASVADHPAEDADTDAERS, encoded by the coding sequence GTGACAACGTTGGTCCTGTGTGTCGACCGCGCCGACGACATCGGGCGGACGGTCGGCGTCTCGATGCCCGTCGACGGCTGGGACGCGGTGCGGTCGCTGGTGACGGAGGTCGGCCTGGCGGATCCGGAGGACTCGACCGTGAACTGCCTGCTGGAGGCGTTGCGGGTCACGCGGGACCTTCAGGGGGACGGCGAGGACGCCATCGTCGCCGTCGTCTCGGGGACGGGCGACTCCGCCGTCGGCGCCGATCGGTCGGTCGCCGCCCAGATCGACGACCTCCTCGACCGGTACGACCCCGACTCGGCGATCATCGTCACCGACAGCGCGGACGACGAGCGGCTGATCCCCATCGTCGAGAGTCGTCTTCCCGTCGACTCCGTCGACCGGGTGGTCGTCCGTCAGGCCCGCGACATCGAGTCGACGTACTACCTCCTCAAGCAGTTCCTCGCCGACGAGGAACTCCGGTCGACCGTGCTGGTGCCACTCGGGGTAGGGCTGCTCCTCCTGCCGGTGTTGCTGATCCGGTTCTCGCTCCCCGTTGCGCTCGCCGGTCTGGCCTCGCTGCTCGGGGCCGCCGTCCTGTATAAGGGACTCGCCATCGACACCTACCTCGCCAGGCTCCCGGACCGGATTCAGGACGCCCTCTACTCCGGACAGGTGTCGGTCGTCACCTACGCCGTGGCGGGTGGACTCGCCCTCGTCGGCGCCTTCCTCGGAGCGCTCGCCGTCGAGACGAGCGCGGAGGGCGTCGTCGTTCCGGTCATGCAGTTCGCGTACAGCGCCATTCCCTGGCTGGCGCTGGCGGCGCTCACGGCCAGCGCCGGCCGACTCCTCGACGAACTCATCGACTCGGATCGAATCCCCCGCCCGTACCTGAATCTACCCTTCGGCGTCGTCGCCCTCGGCCTCGTCGTCCGTGGGTTCGCGGGATACTTCCTCGAACGGGAGAACGTCCTCGCGAACCTGCGGCTCGCGGGGATCACGGTCCCACCCACCGAACGACTCGCGCTTTTTGTCGTCTCGGCCATCGTCGTCTCGCTGGTCGGGGTTCGGGTAGCCGCGAGCGTCGCCGACCATCCGGCGGAGGACGCCGACACGGACGCCGAACGGTCCTGA
- a CDS encoding aldo/keto reductase — protein MSHSSSDVQRSNDMPVLGLGTWQNAAPDACADAVATALDMGYRHVDTAQAYDNEEHVGEGIARSSVPREDVFLATKVWIDNLAPDDVRASTEESLERLGVDAVDLLYVHWPAGAYDPAETLGAFDALYDDGLIDRVGISNFEPDLVTEAVETTDAPIFANQIECHPLHPQAELRAHCADHGIEVVAYSPLARGEVFEVPEIQSVAEKHGVSEAQVSLAWLREKGVTAIPKATGEAHIRDNWSSRTLDLDDVDVATIDGIDREERMIDPGFAPW, from the coding sequence ATGTCTCACTCCTCCAGCGACGTGCAACGCTCGAACGACATGCCGGTCCTCGGGCTCGGAACCTGGCAGAACGCGGCGCCCGACGCCTGTGCGGACGCGGTGGCGACGGCTCTGGACATGGGCTATCGCCACGTCGACACCGCACAGGCCTACGACAACGAGGAACACGTCGGCGAGGGCATCGCGCGTTCGTCGGTCCCCCGCGAGGACGTGTTCCTAGCGACGAAGGTGTGGATCGACAACCTCGCCCCCGACGACGTCCGCGCCTCGACCGAGGAGAGTCTGGAGCGCCTCGGCGTCGACGCGGTCGACCTACTCTACGTCCACTGGCCGGCCGGAGCGTACGACCCCGCCGAGACGCTCGGCGCCTTCGACGCCCTGTACGACGACGGCCTGATCGACCGCGTCGGCATCAGCAACTTCGAACCGGATCTGGTGACCGAGGCCGTCGAGACGACCGACGCGCCGATCTTCGCCAACCAGATCGAGTGTCACCCCCTCCACCCCCAGGCGGAACTCCGTGCCCACTGTGCCGACCACGGGATCGAGGTGGTGGCGTACTCGCCGCTCGCCCGCGGCGAGGTGTTCGAGGTGCCCGAGATCCAGTCGGTCGCCGAGAAACACGGCGTCAGCGAGGCACAGGTGTCGCTCGCGTGGCTCCGCGAGAAGGGCGTGACGGCCATCCCGAAGGCGACGGGCGAGGCACATATCCGCGACAACTGGTCGTCGCGGACGCTCGACCTCGACGACGTGGACGTGGCGACGATCGACGGCATCGACCGCGAGGAGCGGATGATCGACCCCGGCTTCGCGCCCTGGTAG
- a CDS encoding digeranylgeranylglycerophospholipid reductase has translation MSDRFDVIVAGAGPAGAQCARDLAQRDYDVLVLEAEAEDGFPRQSNKSTAGTFPSMMASFGVPDEVVMNYTDDVVLESPNDHYVQHQPGAVLEFAEFKQWLVSEGCEEGATYRFDARVNGPIMADGVIEGVRYAGDEEAYADIVVDATGPAAPLAKELGVSDLRREQQAIGIEWELAGVDVDHPEYADLTDAMMLRLDHEYAPGGYSWVFHTGGDTAKVGLCYIQNESHERYGRDGASIDDYLHHWLDTDPRFADTERISEKQQHRGSAHIQMPGQLCTDGFMAIGDAVPTIDPLWGEGIHKGMKSGRMAAITADRCFTEADPDTSAEAMSVYSKLWHSEVAPRMRERLLMTELLYLAPNDRYDTLMADLRSADSDMLAKANAGNVRAMLKLLHLRDVPLLGKFARERLAG, from the coding sequence ATGTCCGACCGTTTCGACGTGATCGTCGCCGGCGCCGGGCCCGCGGGAGCCCAGTGTGCCCGCGACCTCGCTCAGCGGGATTACGACGTGCTCGTCCTCGAGGCGGAGGCCGAGGACGGGTTCCCCCGCCAGAGCAACAAGTCGACTGCCGGCACCTTCCCCTCGATGATGGCATCCTTCGGCGTACCTGACGAGGTGGTGATGAACTACACGGACGACGTGGTGTTGGAGTCGCCCAACGACCACTACGTCCAGCACCAGCCCGGTGCAGTCTTGGAGTTCGCCGAGTTCAAGCAGTGGCTGGTAAGCGAGGGGTGCGAGGAGGGTGCGACCTACCGCTTCGACGCCCGTGTGAACGGACCGATCATGGCCGACGGCGTGATCGAGGGCGTCCGGTACGCGGGCGACGAGGAGGCATACGCCGACATCGTCGTCGACGCGACGGGACCGGCCGCGCCGCTGGCCAAGGAACTCGGCGTGAGCGACCTACGCCGAGAACAGCAAGCCATCGGGATCGAGTGGGAGCTAGCCGGCGTCGACGTCGACCACCCGGAGTACGCCGACCTCACCGACGCGATGATGCTCCGCCTCGACCACGAGTACGCCCCCGGAGGGTACTCCTGGGTCTTCCACACCGGCGGCGACACCGCGAAAGTCGGCCTCTGTTACATTCAAAACGAGAGTCACGAGCGGTACGGCCGCGACGGGGCAAGCATCGACGATTACCTCCACCACTGGCTCGACACCGACCCGCGTTTCGCCGACACCGAACGTATCTCCGAGAAACAGCAACACCGCGGCTCGGCCCACATTCAGATGCCCGGACAGCTCTGTACGGACGGCTTCATGGCCATCGGCGACGCGGTGCCGACCATCGATCCGCTCTGGGGCGAGGGTATCCACAAGGGGATGAAGTCGGGACGCATGGCCGCCATCACCGCCGATCGGTGTTTCACCGAGGCGGACCCCGATACGTCCGCCGAGGCGATGTCGGTGTACAGCAAGCTCTGGCACAGCGAGGTCGCACCCCGAATGCGCGAGCGCCTGTTGATGACCGAACTCCTCTATCTCGCGCCCAACGACCGGTACGACACGTTGATGGCGGACCTCCGGAGCGCCGACAGCGACATGCTGGCGAAGGCCAACGCGGGCAACGTCCGCGCGATGCTGAAGCTTCTCCACCTCCGTGACGTGCCCCTGCTCGGGAAGTTCGCGAGGGAGCGCCTGGCCGGATAG